Proteins encoded in a region of the Oncorhynchus clarkii lewisi isolate Uvic-CL-2024 chromosome 18, UVic_Ocla_1.0, whole genome shotgun sequence genome:
- the LOC139373683 gene encoding cytoplasmic dynein 1 light intermediate chain 1 isoform X2 codes for MAASGRSTLLSSNNSGLNSTAEQPNTEDEDGQDLWSAILSEVSTHSRSKLPSGKNVLVMGEVGSGKTTLVAKLQGVEDFLKGRGLEYLYFSVHDDDIDDQTRCNAWVLDGDLYHKGLQSVAVQREALGDSLLLVTVDLSRPWVAMESLQKWAAVAREHIDKLRVPPETLRELENRMARQFQEYVDPGWEESAPQRRSEEEENVLLPLGENTLTHNLGLPMVVVCTKCDAISTLEKEYDYKDEHLDFIQSYIRRFCLQYGASLLYTSVKEMKNVDVLYKYLVHRLYGFPFHYPAQLVEKDTVFIPSGWDNENKISILHENFQTLKLDDIFEEVIVKPPVRKFVHEKEIQAEDDQVFLLKLQSLLSKQPPASAGRPGESSSSRGPSGSPRTSNRSAAANVANTMPQSGQTSEGVLANFFNSLLTKKAGASPPGNSTPGTVRKSGSKLGLSDVQAELDRISCRENDETNNSNTNNPNPSTENNEEQT; via the exons GTCTGCTATTCTGAGCGAAGTATCGACTCACTCCAGATCTAAACTACCGTCCGGGAAAAATGTGCTGGTCATGG gggaggTGGGTTCGGGGAAGACCACCCTGGTTGCTAAACTACAGGGTGTGGAGGACTTCCTGAAGGGGCGTGGCCTGGAATACCTCTACTTTAGTGTCCATGACGACGACATTGACG accAAACCAGGTGTAATGCCTGGGTGTTAGATGGGGATCTGTACCATAAAGGTCTGCAGTCTGTTGCTGTGCAACGAGAGGCGCTTGGTGACTCGTTGCTATTGGTTACTGTGGACCTGTCGCGGCCGTGGGTCGCCATGGAATCGCTTCAGAAGTGGGCGGCTGTCGCTAGGGAACATATCGACAAGCTCCGGGTCCCCCCAGAAACACTGAGGGAGCTGGAGAACAGAA TGGCCAGACAGTTCCAGGAGTATGTGGATCCTGGCTGGGAGGAGAGCGCCCCtcagaggaggagtgaggaggaggagaacgttctgctgccacTCGGcgaaaacacactcacacacaacctgGGACTACCCATGGTGGTGGTCTGCACTAAG tgcgATGCCATCAGTACGTTGGAGAAGGAGTATGACTACAAAGACGAACACCTGGACTTCATCCAGTCATACATCAGACGCTTCTGTCTACAGT ACGGGGCGTCTCTGCTGTATACGTCGGTTAAGGAAATGAAGAATGTGGATGTTCTGTATAAATACCTGGTTCACAGACTCTACGGTTTCCCCTTCCACTACCCTGCTCAACTGGTGGAGAAAGACACAGTCTTCat TCCGTCAGGGTGGGATAATGAAAATAAGATATCTATCCTCCATGAGAACTTCCAAACGCTGAAACTAGATGACATCTTTGAGGAGGTCATCGTCAAACCGCCTGTCAGAAAG TTTGTTCATGAGAAGGAGATTCAGGCTGAAGATGACCAGGTGTTTCTGCTCAAGCTGCAG TCGCTGCTCTCCAAACAGCCTCCTGCATCTGCCGGACGACCAGGG gagTCCAGCAGTAGTAGAGGTCCCAGTGGTTCTCCCAGGACCAGTAATCGTTCAGCTGCAGCCAACGTTGCTAACACCATGCCCCAATCAG GTCAGACCAGTGAGGGGGTGCTGGCTAACTTCTTCAACAGTCTTCTGACCAAGAAGGCCGGAGCATCGCCACCGGGCAACAGCACACCAGGGACTGTTCGCAAGtcag gttcTAAGCTGGGTCTGAGTGATGTCCAGGCAGAGTTGGACAGGATCAGCTGCAGAGAGAATGATGAGACCAACAACAGCAACActaacaaccctaaccccagtACTGAGAACAACGAAGAACAGACATGA
- the LOC139373683 gene encoding cytoplasmic dynein 1 light intermediate chain 1 isoform X1, which produces MAASGRSTLLSSNNSGLNSTAEQPNTEDEDGQDLWSAILSEVSTHSRSKLPSGKNVLVMGEVGSGKTTLVAKLQGVEDFLKGRGLEYLYFSVHDDDIDDQTRCNAWVLDGDLYHKGLQSVAVQREALGDSLLLVTVDLSRPWVAMESLQKWAAVAREHIDKLRVPPETLRELENRMARQFQEYVDPGWEESAPQRRSEEEENVLLPLGENTLTHNLGLPMVVVCTKCDAISTLEKEYDYKDEHLDFIQSYIRRFCLQYGASLLYTSVKEMKNVDVLYKYLVHRLYGFPFHYPAQLVEKDTVFIPSGWDNENKISILHENFQTLKLDDIFEEVIVKPPVRKFVHEKEIQAEDDQVFLLKLQSLLSKQPPASAGRPGESSSSRGPSGSPRTSNRSAAANVANTMPQSAGQTSEGVLANFFNSLLTKKAGASPPGNSTPGTVRKSGSKLGLSDVQAELDRISCRENDETNNSNTNNPNPSTENNEEQT; this is translated from the exons GTCTGCTATTCTGAGCGAAGTATCGACTCACTCCAGATCTAAACTACCGTCCGGGAAAAATGTGCTGGTCATGG gggaggTGGGTTCGGGGAAGACCACCCTGGTTGCTAAACTACAGGGTGTGGAGGACTTCCTGAAGGGGCGTGGCCTGGAATACCTCTACTTTAGTGTCCATGACGACGACATTGACG accAAACCAGGTGTAATGCCTGGGTGTTAGATGGGGATCTGTACCATAAAGGTCTGCAGTCTGTTGCTGTGCAACGAGAGGCGCTTGGTGACTCGTTGCTATTGGTTACTGTGGACCTGTCGCGGCCGTGGGTCGCCATGGAATCGCTTCAGAAGTGGGCGGCTGTCGCTAGGGAACATATCGACAAGCTCCGGGTCCCCCCAGAAACACTGAGGGAGCTGGAGAACAGAA TGGCCAGACAGTTCCAGGAGTATGTGGATCCTGGCTGGGAGGAGAGCGCCCCtcagaggaggagtgaggaggaggagaacgttctgctgccacTCGGcgaaaacacactcacacacaacctgGGACTACCCATGGTGGTGGTCTGCACTAAG tgcgATGCCATCAGTACGTTGGAGAAGGAGTATGACTACAAAGACGAACACCTGGACTTCATCCAGTCATACATCAGACGCTTCTGTCTACAGT ACGGGGCGTCTCTGCTGTATACGTCGGTTAAGGAAATGAAGAATGTGGATGTTCTGTATAAATACCTGGTTCACAGACTCTACGGTTTCCCCTTCCACTACCCTGCTCAACTGGTGGAGAAAGACACAGTCTTCat TCCGTCAGGGTGGGATAATGAAAATAAGATATCTATCCTCCATGAGAACTTCCAAACGCTGAAACTAGATGACATCTTTGAGGAGGTCATCGTCAAACCGCCTGTCAGAAAG TTTGTTCATGAGAAGGAGATTCAGGCTGAAGATGACCAGGTGTTTCTGCTCAAGCTGCAG TCGCTGCTCTCCAAACAGCCTCCTGCATCTGCCGGACGACCAGGG gagTCCAGCAGTAGTAGAGGTCCCAGTGGTTCTCCCAGGACCAGTAATCGTTCAGCTGCAGCCAACGTTGCTAACACCATGCCCCAATCAG CAGGTCAGACCAGTGAGGGGGTGCTGGCTAACTTCTTCAACAGTCTTCTGACCAAGAAGGCCGGAGCATCGCCACCGGGCAACAGCACACCAGGGACTGTTCGCAAGtcag gttcTAAGCTGGGTCTGAGTGATGTCCAGGCAGAGTTGGACAGGATCAGCTGCAGAGAGAATGATGAGACCAACAACAGCAACActaacaaccctaaccccagtACTGAGAACAACGAAGAACAGACATGA